The Alcaligenes aquatilis genome contains the following window.
CCCAGGCACCGGAACGGCGGCTGAATAAAGGCTGGCCGAATCGGGATTCAGCAAAAGAGAAATTGGGGCTCATCGGTATGAAGAGACGAAGGTGTGGCCAGGTCCACGACGACGGTATGACACATCGTTCGCTGCTCTGGATGTTGAGGTCGCGGTGATAGTACTTATTCATCGCGCGAGAAGCGAGGAAATTATGTCTGGTGAGCGTTGAAACACAGCGTTTAACGGCCTTGCTGATCGCCATCCTTTAAATCTAAACCAAATCGGGGTTTTCCCTGCTTTTGCGGCTTCTTGCGCTTATTGGCTAGGTGCTGCGCAAAGTGGATATACCGGCACAAACGGCACTTCTACCATTGGCTCCATCGTCATACCTAAAAAACAAAAGGAGAAGGACGTGGGGGACATCAATAAAAAAATAGCAGCCGTTGTACTGGGGGCAGGCGCTTTGGGCGCCGGTCCGGCCTGTGCCATTGAAGGTAATGGCCTGCCCATTTATCCCGACGGTTTGGAAAATTTCATGAGTGGCGCCCTGCCACCACCCGGTGTGCATTTGTTGATGTACGGCGGTGCCATGCGCTATGACTCGGTGCGTGACAAGAACGGCGACAAGTTGCCTATTCCTGACTTCCAGGTGGATGTGGCCATGGTGGCCCCGCGTCTGGTTTGGGTGACCGATCAGCAAGTGTTGGGTGGCCAATTGGCGTTCCACGCTCTGGCTCCGCTGCTGACTGTCAAGGCACAAGCCGCCGGTCAGTCGCAGCGCCGCAGTGGTCTGGGTGATGTGGTGTTCGGTCCCGCCCTGGGCTTTCACCCCAGCGAAAAAATGCACTACGTGCTGGGTGTGGACTTTGTGGCCCCTACCGGCCGCTACAAGGTGACCGACAGCGCCAACCTGGGCCGTAACTACTGGGCCATCCAGCCTGCCGCAGCATTTAGCTACGTGCAGCCCAGCGGCATCAACCTGGATTTGAAGATGATGGTGGACTTCAACTTCCGCAACAGTGATACCGAAACCCGCACGGGTAAGGCCATTCACGCCGACTACGCCGTGGGTTGGGGTTTTGGTAATGGCCTGGTGCTGGGGGTGGGTGGCTACGCCTATCAACAGATTGAAAGCGACCGTGGCCCGGCAGCCGGTGACAGCAAGGCGCGTTCCTTCGCGATTGGCCCGAGCCTGCGTTACGCCAACGATAAAGGTCTGCTGATTACGGCCAAGTACCAGCAGGATCTGGGCGTGCGTGGCCGTCCTGAAGGAAAACAATTTTTTGTAAAAGTAGCGGTTCCGTTCTAAGGGCCCGCGGCAGGAGAGCGAGATGAAAGGACTGAAAGACAAGGTAGTCATCGTTACCGGCGGCGCAACGCGCGTTGGCGCAGGCGTGGTCGAAGTGCTGATGGGCTATGGCGCACGTGTGGCCGTGTTTGATATTGATGCCGCAGGTGGTCAGAAAGCCGTAGGCAATGATGCCGCCAAAGCCAAATTCTGGGAAGTGGACATCACTAGCGATCAAAGCCTGAATGCGGCCATCGAGCAGGTCAAGGCGCACTTTGGCCGTGTGGATGGCCTGGTCAATCTGGCCTGTTCCTATCTGGATGAGGGTATGGCCTCCAGCCGTGAAGATTGGCTCAAGGCCTTGGACATCAACCTGGTCAGCGCCGTGCAAGCGGCCAAGGCCGTGCGTCCCTTGTTGCCGCGTGGCGGCTCCATCGTCAACTTCACGTCCATTTCATCGTCGATCGCACAAACCGGGCGCTGGTTGTACCCGGTCTCCAAGGCCGCCTTGTTGCAACTGACGCGCAGCATGGCGCTGGACTTTGCTCCAGACGGTATCCGCGTGAACTCGGTCTCGCCCGGCTGGATCTGGTCGCGGGTGATGGACGAGCTGACGGGCGGCGATCGCGCCAAAACCGATCGCGTGGCCTCGGCATTTCACATGCTGGGCCGCGTGGGCGATCCCCAGGAAGTGGGCGAAGTCGTCTCCTTCCTGCTCTCGGATTCCGCCAGTTTCGTGACCGGTGCCGATTATGCCGTGGATGGCGGCTACTCGGCCATGGGTCCCGAGCAAGGTGTACCGGCCATTCCTAAATTGGCTGAATAAGAAAAACCGGGACGCCGCTGGGGTGGCGTCCTTAGCTCCCTCAGAAGGAAAAAAATCATGCGTAAAGTTGCTATTGTGGGCGCTGGCCAAGCTGGCATGCCCGTTGCATTTGGCCTCTTGGCCCAAGGCTACGACGTAGCCGTTTTCACCAACCGCAGCCCTGACGATGTTCGTGGTGGCCGTGTCATGTCCAGCCAGTGCATGTTTGCCGAGGCGCTGGATGTAGAGCGTCGCCTGGGTCTGAACTTCTGGGACGACGAATGCCCGCCCGTACAAGGTATCGGCTTTGCCCTGCCCAACCCCGAGCAGCCTGACACCAAGGCTGTGGACTGGAGTGGCCGTCTGGACCGCGAAGCCCAAGCCACCGACCAGCGCGTAAAAATGCCTTACTGGCTGGAACTGTTCGAGCAGCGCGGCGGCAAGCTGATCATGGAAGACGTGGGCGTGGCCGAACTGGAGCGCATCACCCAGGAATACGACCTGACCATGCTGGCTGCCGGTAAAGGCGAAGTGGTCAAACTGTTCGAGCGTGACGATCAGCGCTCCATGTACGACAAGCCCCAGCGCGCTCTGGCCCTGACCTACGTACACGGTCTGGAACCTACGCCTGAATATTCGCGTGTGTCCTTCAACTTCATCCCCGGTGTGGGCGAATACTTTGTGTTCCCATCGCTGACCCTGTCCGGTCCTTGCGACATCATGGTGTTTGAAGGCGTGCCCGGTGGCCCATTGGATCGCTTCCGCGATGCCAAGACGCCTGAAGCGCACCTGGAGCAAAGCGTGTCCTTCCTGCGTGAATTTTTGCCTTGGGAAGCCGATCGTGCCCGCAATGTGGAACTGACCGATGCCCAGGGCTACCTGTCCGGTGCTTTCCCTCCCACGGTACGCAAACCCGTGCTGACGCTGCCTTCGGGCCGTATGGTGCTGGGTCTGGGCGATGCCGTGGTCGTGAACGACCCGATTACCGGCCAGGGTTCCAACAACGCGGCAAAAGCCGCCCAGGTGTATCTGGACAGCATCTTGCAGCGCGGTGAAGGCGCGTTTGATCGTAACTGGATGCAGGAAACGTTCGAGCGTTACTGGGATTACGCCAACCTGGTCGTGCGCTGGACCAACTCCATGTTGATGCCGCCAACCGACTCCTCGTTTGCCTTGTTGACCTCGGCCCAGCAATCGCCTGCCCTGGCCCATTTCCTGGCCAACAGCTTTAACCACCCGCCGGTTCTGTTCCCGGCCTGGGAGGATCTTAGTGCCGCCCAAGCATTGATCGAGAAGACTCGCAGCCAATCTGTGGCTGCCTGATAGATAGTATTCAAGGAGACGTATCATGACCCCCACCGCAACGCTGCAAGACTCCTCGTCCCAAACCGCTGCCCAGCGGCAGGCCGTGTCTGCCCAAGCGTTGGCAGCCGCTGACGCCAAACCCACACCGTCCAATCTGAATGTGGTCGATAGCCGTGCGTTTCGCCAGGCACTGGGCCATTTTCCAACGGGTGTGGCCATTGTCACCACTCGTTGTCCCGATGGCCGGGCGGTGGGTCTGACCATCAACTCCTTTACCTCCCTGTCGCTGGAGCCGCCTCTGGTGATGTGGAGCCTGGTGAATCATTCGCCCAGCCTGGAGATCTTTGAAAAATGCAGCCACTTTGCCATCAATGTGATTAGCCAGGAGCAAGTGCCCGTGGCCCTGGGTTTTGCCAATTCCCAGGTCAAGGACAAGTTCTCGCTGGTCTCGCATGTGGATGGTGAAGAAGGCGTGCCATTGCTGGACGATTGCGTAGCGACCTTTGTGTGCGAGAACTACCGTCAGCACGAAGGCGGCGACCACACCTTGTTTATTGGCCGTGTGGTGCGCCACACCACCCTGACTGAACACGAACCTGCGGTGTTTCACCGTGGCCGTTTCGCCAACCTGACCACGCCTAGCGGAGACCGTTGAAATGAGTGACGCGCACAGCGCTGATGTAGTCATTGTCGGCAGCGGGATGAACTCCCTGACCTGCGCCGCCTTGTTGGCCCAACGGGGCTTGTCGGTGACAGTGCTGGAGCGCAATGCGGTTGCCGGGGGCTGTATCCGTACCCAGGAGCTGTTCCCCGGTTTCACCCATGATGTTCTGTCCAGCTGGTATCCCCTGTTTATGGGCGGCGCGTCGTATGCCGCTCTGGCCGAACCCTTGGCCAAAGCTGGTCTGGAGTTCGCCAAAGGCGAGTACAGCACGGGTCTGGCCATTCCCGGTGGCCCGTCGCTGGCCTTGCGTCAGGATATGGACGACACGGTGCGTCGTTTCAATGACCTGATGCCCGGTGAAGGCGATGCCTTGGGCGCCATGGCGGCACGCATGTTTGGCCCGGATGCCGGTCTGGTATTTGGCCTGCTGGGTGGGGAGCCCTACCGCTGGCCCATGGCCAAACTGGCTTTTGGTGCCTGGCGCGAACGGGGGCTGGACGGCTTGATGTCTTTTGGCTCGCAAGCGCTGGAAAGCTTCCGGCGCTGGGCCATGCGCGATCTGCGCAGCGATCTGGCCCGCGCCATGATTGCTCCCTGGGTGCTGCATAGCGGTTTGGGTCCGGATGAGGCCAGCTCGGCCCTGATCGGCAAGCTGACTTTCAGCGCCGTAGTCAGCGGTGGCATGCCGGTGGTCAAAGGCGGCAGTTACCAGATTGTGAAAGCCTTTACCCGCATTATTGAAGAAGCAGGTGGGGCGGTACTGACCAATTCCCATGTGGATCGTGTGCTGGTGGAAGGCAATAAAGCGATTGGCGTGTGTGTTGGCACACAGCGCTATCTGGCCCGCCGTGCGGTGGTGTGCAATGTGACGCCCGGTCAGCTGTATGGCGACCTCTTGCCTGAAGTTGAACCCGAGCTGTTGAAGTCCGCCCAGGATTATCACTATGGTCGCGGCGGCATGCAGATTCACTTTGCCTTGAATTCCCCACCCGACTGGGTGGATCCGGAACTGTGCCATGTACCCATGGTTCACGTGACGGAAAGCATGGAGCAGGTGTGCTCCTCCGTGGTGACGGCCAGCAATGGCTACCTGCCTGCCAAACCGACCTTGGCCGTGGGCCAGCCGGTGGCGGTGGATGTAACTCGTGCCCCGGAAGGACACTGGATCTTATGGGTGCAAATGCAGGAGCTGCCGCGCCATATCAAAGGTGATGAGGCGGGCGAGATTCCTGTGCCGGCGGATGGTCGTTGGAATGAAGCCGTGCGCGAGGCGATGGCTGACCGTGTACAGGCCCGTCTGGAAACCGTTATGCCCGGTCTGGCTGCCAAGATCATTGGGCGACATGGCGTCAGCCCGGCGGATCTGGAAGCCTTGAATATGAATTTGGTGGGGGGTGACCCGTATAGCGGTGTGTGCTCACCCGATCAGTTCTTTTTCATGCGCCCTTTTGCCGGACACAAGAACGCGCGCAGCGGCACGACGCCCTGGCGCAATCTGCATCAAATTGGTGCGGCGGTGCATCCGGGCCCTGGCCTGGGTGGTCAATCCGGCTATCTGGCCGCCCAGCGTATCTTGAAGGGGTGACAGGACGAATGAGGCGGTCCGCTTAGTGCTGACCGCCGCGCACTCGTTGCAGGGTCTCGCTAGGCGTTTCGCCAAAGCGGCTGCGGTATTCGGCGCTGAAACGGCCTTGGTGTGCAAAGCCCCAGCGCATGGCCAGATCGGCCAGTGTCAGATGAGGCTCGTTGGAGTGGATCAGTTCGTGGCGCAGACGGTCCAGCCGCACTTGACGCAGATATTGCATGGGGCTGACGCCATAGTGCTCCTTGAAGGCTTGTTGCAAGGTACGCGAGCTGACGCCAGCGATGGTGCTGAGTTCGTCCACCGTGACGGGCAAATGGGCCTGTTCATGCAAATGGCTGGCGACTTTCTTAAGATGGCGCGGCAAGATGCGGGTGGGGTTCAGCGCCTGAATTTGAGCCGGCGGGTGCAGATCCAGCAGGGTCGTCACCGCCAATTGCTCCAGCTGGTTGATGATCAGCGGGGAGCGTCGGATGTACTCGTAGTTGCGCGCACAGTCCAGCACGTAGCGCAGCATGATCTGCCAGGAAGGTTGGGTGTGAGCCTGCAGTCGTACCGGAAACAGCAGGCCTTGCGGGCCGACATCCAGACCCAGACCACGGGCAGCCTGTTCCACCAGATTGCGGTCTATCTTGAGCATTAATTGCTCATTATTGGCGTGCCAGATCATGTCCACGTCCTCGTTGGGATTCAAGATCGTGGCGGCATAGGGGCTGGAGTCCACGGTTTGGCCACCGCAGCGGATTTTGGCGGTGCCGTATTGGGGCATCTGAACCAGGTAAAACCCGGCCAGGTGATCAGGCTGTATGTGTACGTCGGCGCCATAGCCCAGGCGGCTCAAGGCGACCTGACCAAACTGGGCATGGCGCAGTCGGGTTTGCAGGGTCTGGTCGGCACGTAGCTGCTTGAGCTGGTGCGATTTGAACATATCGCTGACAGATTTGCGCACGTGTTCCAGGTCAGCAGACGCTACACGTGCCCAGTGATCGGGCTTATTTTCCATGTTTCATGTGCCTAGATGGTTCTGAAAGGCAGGAAGGAGACGTAAAACCTTGAGTTTCAACGGTTTGCAGCGGCTTTATTTTAGTTGTAAAGTATATCAGTGGGCCACCGGGATTTCCCGCAGTCCTGTTTAGTTTGTTGTGTTTATTAACAGAGAGAACCGTGCAGAAAGACTTTCACTTTTATGAACCCACTCAAGGCCATGGACTGCGCCACGACCCGATCAGTTCTATTGTGGGTCCCCGTGTTATCGGTTGGATCGGCACCAAAAGCAAGGACGGCGTGCTGAATCTGGCCCCCTACAGTTTCTGCAATGTGTTCAACTACCGCCCGCCTGTCATCGCATTTTCCAGCGTGGGCTACAAAGACAGCGTGCGCAACGCCATTGAAACCGGCGTCTTTACCTGGAACCTGGCCAGCCGTGATCTGGCCGAGCCCATGAACATGACCAGTCTGGAACAGGATGTGCGCGAGTTTGAAGTTGCGGGCCTGACACCTGCGGACTCTCGACTGATTGATGCCCCCCGCGTGGGCGAGAGCCATGCCTCGCTGGAGTGCAAGGTGACGACGCACTTTCAATTGAAGGATTCGGACGGCAAGGACCTGAACACCTGGATGGTGCTGGGCGAAGTGGTGGGTGTGCATGTGTCGCCCAACTGTATCGTGGATGGCATTTACCGCACCGCGATCCCACGTCCGATTCTGCGTGGCGGTGGTCCTGGCGATTACTTTGAAATTACCGACCTGACCTTGTTCGATATGCCGCGTCCCAAGTCCTGATAGCAGGGCTGTAGTCAGAAGCCGCTGGTTGGCGGCTTCATTGAAGTGACTGCCAATGCATAACGGCGCCAAAAGGCGCCGTTTGCTTTATGTATGCTCAGGGTGTGGCCGAAGTCTTTGGGCTGTTTTACCTGTTGATATACATTCGGCTGTCTGGCGTTCTGGCGTTCTGGCGGCCCGGCGCTCCGGCTTTTCGATGTTTCCGTCGTGTCGCAGTCTGGCAGGCTCAGCGAACCTACTGCTTCGCGATTGCTCGGTGACTGGACGATCCAACCGACCCAAGGGGCAGAATAGCCAGTCACAGCCCCGTCAAACTGCTCTGCGTGCCGTAGACGGGCATCTTAGCCCTTTGACGAACCACCTGCCGCCAGGAATTGCGCCAGACGAGGGCTGCGTGGCGATACCAGCACTTCTTCCGGTGGGCCTTCTTCTTCGATCTGGCCTTCGTGCAGGTACACCACCTTGCTGGAGACGTTCCGTGCAAAACTCATTTCGTGCGTAACGACCACCATCGTGCGCCCTTCTTCGGCCAAATTCTGCATAACACGCAAAACTTCGCCCACCCGTTCCGGGTCCAGTGCCGAGGTCGGCTCGTCAAACAGCATGACTTCGGGCTCCAGTGCCAGCGCACGGGCAATGGCGACACGCTGTTGCTGGCCACCGGACAAGAAGGCGGGGTATTGCTTGGCCAGATCGCGCGACAGGCCTACCTTGTCCAGATACAGTTCGGCTTTGGCAATGGCCTGAGCCTTGTCCATTCCCTGCACATGAATAGGCGTGGCGGTAATGTTCTCCAGCACTGTCATGTGGGACCACAGGTTGAAGTGCTGGAACACCATGGCCAGGCTGGTACGCAGGCGCTTGAGCTGTTGTTTATCGACTGCAACCAGTTCGCCCGTTTTAGGGTCCAGACGGGTTTTCAGCTCCTCGCCCTTGATGACGATACGGCCCGAGTTGGGCGCTTCCAGAAAGTTGATGCAACGCAGGAACGTACTTTTGCCCGAGCCACTGGAACCGATCAGGCTGATGACATCGCCCGGCTCCGCGCTTAGAGAGACTCCCTTGAGGACCTCCAGGGTGCCATAGCGTTTGTGAATATTCTCGATGAGCAGGTTGGGCATGGAAAGCGGTATCGTATTGAAAATAAAA
Protein-coding sequences here:
- a CDS encoding SphA family protein; translated protein: MNKKIAAVVLGAGALGAGPACAIEGNGLPIYPDGLENFMSGALPPPGVHLLMYGGAMRYDSVRDKNGDKLPIPDFQVDVAMVAPRLVWVTDQQVLGGQLAFHALAPLLTVKAQAAGQSQRRSGLGDVVFGPALGFHPSEKMHYVLGVDFVAPTGRYKVTDSANLGRNYWAIQPAAAFSYVQPSGINLDLKMMVDFNFRNSDTETRTGKAIHADYAVGWGFGNGLVLGVGGYAYQQIESDRGPAAGDSKARSFAIGPSLRYANDKGLLITAKYQQDLGVRGRPEGKQFFVKVAVPF
- a CDS encoding SDR family oxidoreductase; this translates as MKGLKDKVVIVTGGATRVGAGVVEVLMGYGARVAVFDIDAAGGQKAVGNDAAKAKFWEVDITSDQSLNAAIEQVKAHFGRVDGLVNLACSYLDEGMASSREDWLKALDINLVSAVQAAKAVRPLLPRGGSIVNFTSISSSIAQTGRWLYPVSKAALLQLTRSMALDFAPDGIRVNSVSPGWIWSRVMDELTGGDRAKTDRVASAFHMLGRVGDPQEVGEVVSFLLSDSASFVTGADYAVDGGYSAMGPEQGVPAIPKLAE
- a CDS encoding styrene monooxygenase/indole monooxygenase family protein → MRKVAIVGAGQAGMPVAFGLLAQGYDVAVFTNRSPDDVRGGRVMSSQCMFAEALDVERRLGLNFWDDECPPVQGIGFALPNPEQPDTKAVDWSGRLDREAQATDQRVKMPYWLELFEQRGGKLIMEDVGVAELERITQEYDLTMLAAGKGEVVKLFERDDQRSMYDKPQRALALTYVHGLEPTPEYSRVSFNFIPGVGEYFVFPSLTLSGPCDIMVFEGVPGGPLDRFRDAKTPEAHLEQSVSFLREFLPWEADRARNVELTDAQGYLSGAFPPTVRKPVLTLPSGRMVLGLGDAVVVNDPITGQGSNNAAKAAQVYLDSILQRGEGAFDRNWMQETFERYWDYANLVVRWTNSMLMPPTDSSFALLTSAQQSPALAHFLANSFNHPPVLFPAWEDLSAAQALIEKTRSQSVAA
- a CDS encoding flavin reductase family protein; the protein is MTPTATLQDSSSQTAAQRQAVSAQALAAADAKPTPSNLNVVDSRAFRQALGHFPTGVAIVTTRCPDGRAVGLTINSFTSLSLEPPLVMWSLVNHSPSLEIFEKCSHFAINVISQEQVPVALGFANSQVKDKFSLVSHVDGEEGVPLLDDCVATFVCENYRQHEGGDHTLFIGRVVRHTTLTEHEPAVFHRGRFANLTTPSGDR
- a CDS encoding phytoene desaturase family protein, with protein sequence MSDAHSADVVIVGSGMNSLTCAALLAQRGLSVTVLERNAVAGGCIRTQELFPGFTHDVLSSWYPLFMGGASYAALAEPLAKAGLEFAKGEYSTGLAIPGGPSLALRQDMDDTVRRFNDLMPGEGDALGAMAARMFGPDAGLVFGLLGGEPYRWPMAKLAFGAWRERGLDGLMSFGSQALESFRRWAMRDLRSDLARAMIAPWVLHSGLGPDEASSALIGKLTFSAVVSGGMPVVKGGSYQIVKAFTRIIEEAGGAVLTNSHVDRVLVEGNKAIGVCVGTQRYLARRAVVCNVTPGQLYGDLLPEVEPELLKSAQDYHYGRGGMQIHFALNSPPDWVDPELCHVPMVHVTESMEQVCSSVVTASNGYLPAKPTLAVGQPVAVDVTRAPEGHWILWVQMQELPRHIKGDEAGEIPVPADGRWNEAVREAMADRVQARLETVMPGLAAKIIGRHGVSPADLEALNMNLVGGDPYSGVCSPDQFFFMRPFAGHKNARSGTTPWRNLHQIGAAVHPGPGLGGQSGYLAAQRILKG
- a CDS encoding AraC family transcriptional regulator, with amino-acid sequence MENKPDHWARVASADLEHVRKSVSDMFKSHQLKQLRADQTLQTRLRHAQFGQVALSRLGYGADVHIQPDHLAGFYLVQMPQYGTAKIRCGGQTVDSSPYAATILNPNEDVDMIWHANNEQLMLKIDRNLVEQAARGLGLDVGPQGLLFPVRLQAHTQPSWQIMLRYVLDCARNYEYIRRSPLIINQLEQLAVTTLLDLHPPAQIQALNPTRILPRHLKKVASHLHEQAHLPVTVDELSTIAGVSSRTLQQAFKEHYGVSPMQYLRQVRLDRLRHELIHSNEPHLTLADLAMRWGFAHQGRFSAEYRSRFGETPSETLQRVRGGQH
- a CDS encoding flavin reductase family protein, which produces MQKDFHFYEPTQGHGLRHDPISSIVGPRVIGWIGTKSKDGVLNLAPYSFCNVFNYRPPVIAFSSVGYKDSVRNAIETGVFTWNLASRDLAEPMNMTSLEQDVREFEVAGLTPADSRLIDAPRVGESHASLECKVTTHFQLKDSDGKDLNTWMVLGEVVGVHVSPNCIVDGIYRTAIPRPILRGGGPGDYFEITDLTLFDMPRPKS
- a CDS encoding ABC transporter ATP-binding protein, producing MPNLLIENIHKRYGTLEVLKGVSLSAEPGDVISLIGSSGSGKSTFLRCINFLEAPNSGRIVIKGEELKTRLDPKTGELVAVDKQQLKRLRTSLAMVFQHFNLWSHMTVLENITATPIHVQGMDKAQAIAKAELYLDKVGLSRDLAKQYPAFLSGGQQQRVAIARALALEPEVMLFDEPTSALDPERVGEVLRVMQNLAEEGRTMVVVTHEMSFARNVSSKVVYLHEGQIEEEGPPEEVLVSPRSPRLAQFLAAGGSSKG